The following proteins come from a genomic window of Andrena cerasifolii isolate SP2316 chromosome 6, iyAndCera1_principal, whole genome shotgun sequence:
- the LOC143369653 gene encoding alaserpin isoform X1, producing the protein MAITMFKSFIGLITIFFATMAQSTNTPSNSRKDVHKNLSTSCNEFTKDFNKELALASKGNIVSSPLSVHMILSLLSHGADSETLDELTTGLYHLDKNSIEEGYTSLIAVLNELKDVKLYIANALYVQGGLELLTEFLTIGTDVYQSMISKLDFKRNVDASEKINKWVKETTNNKISDLVTSDDFDEYTKLVLINAIYFNGIWLHKFDTKNTEKRAFHVTETEKKFVPTMFNKSKYNHGEIPSLKAKFIEIPYMNKDIVMTIILPNEANGLSTVQNNFSWEILANTPRSANEVELYLPKFKIEFTVDLKSILRKLGLSKMFDDNAEFNRMTKVPLKVSKVLHKAVIDVNEEGTEAAAATAVHMRLRRMINMPVQFLVDRPFMFVIEYKPNNIPLFVGSVRDINVTPKKDEL; encoded by the exons ATGGCTATAACGATGTTCAAATCGTTCATAG gtTTAATTACAATCTTCTTTGCCACAATGGCACAGTCGACTAATACACCTTCGAACAGCAGAAAAGATGTGCACAAAAATTTGTCCACTTCGTGTAATGAGTTTACAAAAGACTTTAACAAG GAACTGGCTCTAGCCAGTAAGGGAAATATTGTTAGCTCGCCCTTAAGTGTACATATGATATTGTCTTTGCTTTCTCACGGGGCAGACTCTGAAACGTTAGACGAACTGACCACTGGTTTGTATCATCTCGACAAGAACTCCATAGAAGAAGGATATACATCTCTAATAGCTGTACTAAAT GAACTAAAAGATGTTAAACTCTACATCGCAAATGCACTGTATGTTCAAGGCGGATTGGAATTGCTGACAGAATTTTTGACAATAGGAACGGATGTTTATCAATCTATGATTTCGAAATTAGATTTCAAGCGCAATGTAGATGCATCTGAGAAAATCAACAAATGGGTGAAAGAAACaactaataataaaatatccGATCTCGTGACCTCAG ATGACTTCGACGAATATACAAAGTTGGTGCTGATAAATGCAATTTATTTCAATGGTATCTGGTTGCATAAATTTGATACAAAAAACACAGAGAAGAGAGCATTCCATGTAACAGAAACTGAAAAGAAATTTGTTCCAACAATGTTCAACAAATCTAAATACAATCACGGTGAAATACCCTCGTTGAAAGCAAAATTCATTGAAATTCCATACATG AACAAAGATATTGTAATGACAATAATCTTACCAAATGAAGCGAACGGACTCTCAACTGTGCAAAATAATTTCTCGTGGGAAATCCTTGCGAATACACCCCGATCCGCTAATGAAGTTGAATTGTATCttccaaaatttaaaatagaatttacGGTGGACTTGAAAAGCATTTTGCGCAAG CTTGGCTTAAGCAAAATGTTTGACGATAATGCAGAGTTTAATCGCATGACAAAGGTACCTCTGAAGGTCAGCAAGGTTTTGCATAAAGCAGTGATAGATGTTAACGAAGAGGGTACTGAAGCTGCAGCTGCGACAG CCGTGCATATGAGGCTTCGACGGATGATTAATATGCCAGTACAATTTTTGGTGGACCGACCGTTTATGTTTGTAATTGAATATAAACCAAATAATATACCACTTTTCGTTGGAAGTGTAAGAGATataaatgttactccaaaaaagGATGAGTTGTAA
- the LOC143369653 gene encoding alaserpin isoform X3 yields the protein MAQSTNTPSNSRKDVHKNLSTSCNEFTKDFNKELALASKGNIVSSPLSVHMILSLLSHGADSETLDELTTGLYHLDKNSIEEGYTSLIAVLNELKDVKLYIANALYVQGGLELLTEFLTIGTDVYQSMISKLDFKRNVDASEKINKWVKETTNNKISDLVTSDDFDEYTKLVLINAIYFNGIWLHKFDTKNTEKRAFHVTETEKKFVPTMFNKSKYNHGEIPSLKAKFIEIPYMNKDIVMTIILPNEANGLSTVQNNFSWEILANTPRSANEVELYLPKFKIEFTVDLKSILRKLGLSKMFDDNAEFNRMTKVPLKVSKVLHKAVIDVNEEGTEAAAATAVHMRLRRMINMPVQFLVDRPFMFVIEYKPNNIPLFVGSVRDINVTPKKDEL from the exons ATGGCACAGTCGACTAATACACCTTCGAACAGCAGAAAAGATGTGCACAAAAATTTGTCCACTTCGTGTAATGAGTTTACAAAAGACTTTAACAAG GAACTGGCTCTAGCCAGTAAGGGAAATATTGTTAGCTCGCCCTTAAGTGTACATATGATATTGTCTTTGCTTTCTCACGGGGCAGACTCTGAAACGTTAGACGAACTGACCACTGGTTTGTATCATCTCGACAAGAACTCCATAGAAGAAGGATATACATCTCTAATAGCTGTACTAAAT GAACTAAAAGATGTTAAACTCTACATCGCAAATGCACTGTATGTTCAAGGCGGATTGGAATTGCTGACAGAATTTTTGACAATAGGAACGGATGTTTATCAATCTATGATTTCGAAATTAGATTTCAAGCGCAATGTAGATGCATCTGAGAAAATCAACAAATGGGTGAAAGAAACaactaataataaaatatccGATCTCGTGACCTCAG ATGACTTCGACGAATATACAAAGTTGGTGCTGATAAATGCAATTTATTTCAATGGTATCTGGTTGCATAAATTTGATACAAAAAACACAGAGAAGAGAGCATTCCATGTAACAGAAACTGAAAAGAAATTTGTTCCAACAATGTTCAACAAATCTAAATACAATCACGGTGAAATACCCTCGTTGAAAGCAAAATTCATTGAAATTCCATACATG AACAAAGATATTGTAATGACAATAATCTTACCAAATGAAGCGAACGGACTCTCAACTGTGCAAAATAATTTCTCGTGGGAAATCCTTGCGAATACACCCCGATCCGCTAATGAAGTTGAATTGTATCttccaaaatttaaaatagaatttacGGTGGACTTGAAAAGCATTTTGCGCAAG CTTGGCTTAAGCAAAATGTTTGACGATAATGCAGAGTTTAATCGCATGACAAAGGTACCTCTGAAGGTCAGCAAGGTTTTGCATAAAGCAGTGATAGATGTTAACGAAGAGGGTACTGAAGCTGCAGCTGCGACAG CCGTGCATATGAGGCTTCGACGGATGATTAATATGCCAGTACAATTTTTGGTGGACCGACCGTTTATGTTTGTAATTGAATATAAACCAAATAATATACCACTTTTCGTTGGAAGTGTAAGAGATataaatgttactccaaaaaagGATGAGTTGTAA
- the LOC143369653 gene encoding alaserpin isoform X2, translating into MYSSVNNSFSCLITIFFATMAQSTNTPSNSRKDVHKNLSTSCNEFTKDFNKELALASKGNIVSSPLSVHMILSLLSHGADSETLDELTTGLYHLDKNSIEEGYTSLIAVLNELKDVKLYIANALYVQGGLELLTEFLTIGTDVYQSMISKLDFKRNVDASEKINKWVKETTNNKISDLVTSDDFDEYTKLVLINAIYFNGIWLHKFDTKNTEKRAFHVTETEKKFVPTMFNKSKYNHGEIPSLKAKFIEIPYMNKDIVMTIILPNEANGLSTVQNNFSWEILANTPRSANEVELYLPKFKIEFTVDLKSILRKLGLSKMFDDNAEFNRMTKVPLKVSKVLHKAVIDVNEEGTEAAAATAVHMRLRRMINMPVQFLVDRPFMFVIEYKPNNIPLFVGSVRDINVTPKKDEL; encoded by the exons ATGTATAGCTCAGTAAATAATTCCTTTAGCT gtTTAATTACAATCTTCTTTGCCACAATGGCACAGTCGACTAATACACCTTCGAACAGCAGAAAAGATGTGCACAAAAATTTGTCCACTTCGTGTAATGAGTTTACAAAAGACTTTAACAAG GAACTGGCTCTAGCCAGTAAGGGAAATATTGTTAGCTCGCCCTTAAGTGTACATATGATATTGTCTTTGCTTTCTCACGGGGCAGACTCTGAAACGTTAGACGAACTGACCACTGGTTTGTATCATCTCGACAAGAACTCCATAGAAGAAGGATATACATCTCTAATAGCTGTACTAAAT GAACTAAAAGATGTTAAACTCTACATCGCAAATGCACTGTATGTTCAAGGCGGATTGGAATTGCTGACAGAATTTTTGACAATAGGAACGGATGTTTATCAATCTATGATTTCGAAATTAGATTTCAAGCGCAATGTAGATGCATCTGAGAAAATCAACAAATGGGTGAAAGAAACaactaataataaaatatccGATCTCGTGACCTCAG ATGACTTCGACGAATATACAAAGTTGGTGCTGATAAATGCAATTTATTTCAATGGTATCTGGTTGCATAAATTTGATACAAAAAACACAGAGAAGAGAGCATTCCATGTAACAGAAACTGAAAAGAAATTTGTTCCAACAATGTTCAACAAATCTAAATACAATCACGGTGAAATACCCTCGTTGAAAGCAAAATTCATTGAAATTCCATACATG AACAAAGATATTGTAATGACAATAATCTTACCAAATGAAGCGAACGGACTCTCAACTGTGCAAAATAATTTCTCGTGGGAAATCCTTGCGAATACACCCCGATCCGCTAATGAAGTTGAATTGTATCttccaaaatttaaaatagaatttacGGTGGACTTGAAAAGCATTTTGCGCAAG CTTGGCTTAAGCAAAATGTTTGACGATAATGCAGAGTTTAATCGCATGACAAAGGTACCTCTGAAGGTCAGCAAGGTTTTGCATAAAGCAGTGATAGATGTTAACGAAGAGGGTACTGAAGCTGCAGCTGCGACAG CCGTGCATATGAGGCTTCGACGGATGATTAATATGCCAGTACAATTTTTGGTGGACCGACCGTTTATGTTTGTAATTGAATATAAACCAAATAATATACCACTTTTCGTTGGAAGTGTAAGAGATataaatgttactccaaaaaagGATGAGTTGTAA
- the LOC143370060 gene encoding uncharacterized protein LOC143370060 has translation MRYNLGDVFLQHREYGKGKQPDAVLLKNRDSVSGGSGHGVGKALPFEHSGHPMLQTGGMQGCGTFDVSHYKPLKTYLIVLGQYPSQTDFKNKSIVIVMVGSIVSFLIPTFRKVFITVESDWQIQVVSKELDILEEITGKGSTIAYRYREILLTFFISFVLIPLFNPMLDIVIPLNETRAREEIFSLYYFVDNDEHFYAIYLHSIWCAIIAILIIVGVDSLNMIITHHASALFAICGCMIDKATQGNYVATMGRASTDDGLEKIRESVAAHNKAIQFFDFLNATNRMNFLFQVGFNMLGISVSAFQAVRHLDDMKRAVRYALFFGGQKFHLFFLNLPGQILSDYSVEVLDHIYNSKWYRSSAKMQRMMNVMQLRASKPCQLTAGGLYVMNIENFGAAFKTCVSYFTMLLSMKD, from the exons ATGAGGTACAATTTAGGTGATGTATTTTTACAACATAGAGAATATGGGAAAGGCAAGCAACCCGACGCCGTATTGCTAAAGAATAGGGACTCTGTTTctggaggatctggccacggagtggggaaGGCTTTGCCTTTTG AGCATTCGGGGCATCCGATGCTTCAGACGGGAGGAATGCAAGGATGCGGCACGTTCGACGTCTCTCATTACAAACCACTGAAAACGTACCTAATAGTTCTTGGACAATATCCGTCTCAAACGGACTTCAAGAACAAATCCATCGTAATCGTGATGGTGGGCAGTATCGTATCGTTCCTGATACCGACG tttAGAAAAGTATTTATCACCGTGGAAAGCGACTGGCAAATTCAAGTGGTGAGCAAGGAGCTGGATATACTAGAGGAAATAACCGGGAAAGGAAGCACAATCGCGTACCGGTACAGGG AGATTCTGTTAACATTTTTCATATCATTCGTGTTAATCCCACTGTTCAATCCAATGCTGGATATCGTTATACCGCTGAACGAAACACGAGCACGGGAAGAGATATTTAGCCTCTACTACTTTGTGGACAACGACGAGCATTTTTATGCGATATACTTGCATTCAATCTGGTGTGCCATTATCGCTATATTAATCATAGTGGGGGTGGATTCCTTAAACATGATCATCACTCATCACGCATCTGCGCTGTTCGCCATATGCGG ATGTATGATTGACAAGGCAACACAAGGTAACTATGTTGCTACAATGGGACGTGCCTCTACGGACGATGGACTCGAAAAGATTAGGGAATCCGTGGCCGCCCACAATAAAGCCATCCA ATTCTTCGATTTCCTGAATGCAACGAACCGAATGAACTTCCTGTTTCAAGTCGGATTTAACATGCTCGGCATCAGCGTCTCAGCTTTCCAA GCGGTTAGGCACCTGGATGACATGAAACGAGCCGTCAGATACGCTCTTTTCTTCGGCGGGCAGAAATTTCATTTGTTCTTCCTGAATTTGCCCGGGCAAATACTCTCGGATTACAGCGTGGAAGTACTCGACCATAT CTACAACTCCAAATGGTACCGCTCGTCTGCGAAAATGCAGAGGATGATGAACGTAATGCAATTAAGGGCTAGCAAACCCTGCCAGCTGACTGCAGGAGGATTGTATGTGATGAACATAGAGAATTTCGGAGcg GCTTTTAAAACATGCGTGTCGTATTTTACGATGTTACTCTCGATGAAGGACTGA
- the LOC143369651 gene encoding uncharacterized protein LOC143369651 isoform X1: protein MKLAIVLAVLCCLAIGTLASPVPKISEGKSTNQNVVATGRQAAAQPPAVIEDDDDDDDDDDDVDFDITGDDDDDDDDDDDDDDDDDDDGDYLERFIEDILGEEDDDDDDEQIPAAAPAVAAAQPLAPAIPAAVEADLNAAAQEAEHAAPEPANESTAVEDDVTGADDDEGNAVGDGQAVSGIHETPLEASESVASPVHVPAVSTNEADADDEDDDDDDDEEVDLVYTEDDDDDDDDDDDDDEDDDDDDDVGSIADIAGARQARGMQSVPNNDVSAIYVAKYNRFVDNILGRINKILRSNYDPVTVKLTNPNSKSKLNKQKTKSKPKKKSNKNGPKKSASVTIVTTTEKSNEIPEISENAQKTVELGENVTMSSTSPDKEAITTSASEVASRSNADTVTKSTNRRPTSSNNKKTNKTRTGTKNKTKNQTSTNKNKAKKNKPKARATLYGLASLQRSGDVSVNMMSDHTMIKTRFTLGPLVLKVEKEFGRSTKKELRSATATTAEMSGKLSLRVLHGGAATLNSIRVLQPKQVRVESADDHDRTREFVWKRSSHIAHLVSEKLSSATRSMLRPPPVAIAA from the exons ATGAAGTTAGCGATAGTGTTGGCAGTGTTGTGCTGCCTAGCGATCGGGACATTGGCATCGCCAGTACCAAAGATCTCCGAGGGGAAATCAACGAACCAGAACGTCGTTGCAACGGGAAGGCAGGCGGCAGCTCAGCCACCCGCGGTgatcgaggacgacgacgacgacgacgacgacgacgacgacgttgaCTTCGACATCAcgggggacgacgacgacgacgacgatgacgacgacgacgacgacgacgacgacgacgacgacggagacTACCTGGAACGTTTCATCGAGGATATACTAG gggaggaagacgacgacgatgacgacgagcaGATCCCGGCCGCGGCACCCGCGGTGGCGGCCGCCCAGCCTCTGGCCCCGGCGATACCAGCCGCGGTGGAGGCGGACCTGAACGCAGCCGCGCAGGAAGCCGAGCACGCGGCCCCGGAGCCAGCCAACGAGTCGACGGCGGTCGAAGACGACGTGACCGgcgccgacgacgacgaaggtAACGCTGTGGGGGACGGCCAGGCCGTCTCTGGTATACACGAGACCCCTCTGGAGGCCTCGGAGTCCGTCGCGAGCCCGGTCCACGTGCCAGCCGTGTCCACCAACGAGGcggacgccgacgacgaggatgacgacgacgacgacgacgaggaggtggACCTAGTCTAcaccgaggacgacgacgacgatgatgacgacgacgacgacgatgacgaggatgacgacgatgacgacgatgttGGTAGCATCGCCGACATCGCTGGCGCCAGACAAGCAC GTGGAATGCAGTCTGTACCGAACAACGATGTATCAGCGATTTATGTGGCGAAATATAATCGCTTCGTGGACAATATTCTTGGGAGGATCAACAAAATCTTGCGCAGCAACTACGATCCAGTGACGGTGAAACTGACCAATCCGAATTCCAAATCGAAGTTGAATAAACAGAAGACTAAGAGCAAACCGAAGAAGAAGAGCAACAAGAATGGGCCCAAAAAGAGTGCTTCGGTTACAATCGTAACGACGACAGAGAAATCGAACGAGATTCCAGAAATCTCCGAAAACGCACAG AAAACCGTGGAACTCGGGGAAAACGTAACAATGTCTTCAACTTCTCCGGATAAGGAAGCAATCACAACCTCTGCGTCTGAGGTTGCAAGCAGATCTAACGCAGACACTGTTACGAAATCTACGAACCGAAGACCAACTAGCTCGAACAATaagaaaactaataaaactCGCACTGGAACGAAAAACAAAACGAAGAATCAGACTAGTACTAATAAGAACAAG GCAAAGAAGAACAAGCCGAAAGCTCGAGCCACCCTCTACGGACTAGCAAGTCTTCAGAGATCAGGAGACGTATCAGTGAACATGATGAGCGATCACACCATGATCAAAACGAGGTTCACATTGGGGCCCCTCGTTCTGAAAGTGGAGAAAGAGTTCGGCAGGTCTACCAAGAAGGAATTGAGAAGCGCTACTGCAACCACTGCTGAAATGTCTGGGAAGTTGAGTCTCAGGGTTCTTCATGGTGGCGCAGCTACCTTGAACTCCATTCGAGTTTTGCAACCCAAACAG GTTCGAGTGGAGAGTGCAGACGATCACGACAGAACGCGCGAGTTCGTGTGGAAGAGGTCGTCGCATATCGCTCATTTAGTCTCCGAAAAATTGTCATCCGCCACGAGGTCGATGCTGCGACCTCCGCCTGTCGCAATCGCCGCATAA
- the Hspc300 gene encoding hematopoietic stem/progenitor cell protein 300 — protein MADVHREAIQKQIQQDWANREYIEVITGSIKKITDFLNSFDMSCRSRIAVLNEKLTTLERRIEYLEACVTKGETLT, from the exons ATGGCTGATGTGCACCGAGAAGCTATCCAAAAGCAAATTCAACAGGACTGGGCAAACCGAGAATATATTGAAGTCATAACTGGTAGCATTAAAAAGATAACCGATTTCCTTAATTCCTTTG ATATGTCCTGCAGATCAAGGATAGCTGTTCTTAATGAAAAACTCACGACACTTGAAAGAAGAATCGAGTATCTCGAAGCATGT GTTACAAAAGGAGAGACGTTAACATAA
- the LOC143369651 gene encoding uncharacterized protein LOC143369651 isoform X2, with product MKLAIVLAVLCCLAIGTLASPVPKISEGKSTNQNVVATGRQAAAQPPAVIEDDDDDDDDDDDVDFDITGDDDDDDDDDDDDDDDDDDDGDYLERFIEDILGEEDDDDDDEQIPAAAPAVAAAQPLAPAIPAAVEADLNAAAQEAEHAAPEPANESTAVEDDVTGADDDEGGMQSVPNNDVSAIYVAKYNRFVDNILGRINKILRSNYDPVTVKLTNPNSKSKLNKQKTKSKPKKKSNKNGPKKSASVTIVTTTEKSNEIPEISENAQKTVELGENVTMSSTSPDKEAITTSASEVASRSNADTVTKSTNRRPTSSNNKKTNKTRTGTKNKTKNQTSTNKNKAKKNKPKARATLYGLASLQRSGDVSVNMMSDHTMIKTRFTLGPLVLKVEKEFGRSTKKELRSATATTAEMSGKLSLRVLHGGAATLNSIRVLQPKQVRVESADDHDRTREFVWKRSSHIAHLVSEKLSSATRSMLRPPPVAIAA from the exons ATGAAGTTAGCGATAGTGTTGGCAGTGTTGTGCTGCCTAGCGATCGGGACATTGGCATCGCCAGTACCAAAGATCTCCGAGGGGAAATCAACGAACCAGAACGTCGTTGCAACGGGAAGGCAGGCGGCAGCTCAGCCACCCGCGGTgatcgaggacgacgacgacgacgacgacgacgacgacgacgttgaCTTCGACATCAcgggggacgacgacgacgacgacgatgacgacgacgacgacgacgacgacgacgacgacgacggagacTACCTGGAACGTTTCATCGAGGATATACTAG gggaggaagacgacgacgatgacgacgagcaGATCCCGGCCGCGGCACCCGCGGTGGCGGCCGCCCAGCCTCTGGCCCCGGCGATACCAGCCGCGGTGGAGGCGGACCTGAACGCAGCCGCGCAGGAAGCCGAGCACGCGGCCCCGGAGCCAGCCAACGAGTCGACGGCGGTCGAAGACGACGTGACCGgcgccgacgacgacgaag GTGGAATGCAGTCTGTACCGAACAACGATGTATCAGCGATTTATGTGGCGAAATATAATCGCTTCGTGGACAATATTCTTGGGAGGATCAACAAAATCTTGCGCAGCAACTACGATCCAGTGACGGTGAAACTGACCAATCCGAATTCCAAATCGAAGTTGAATAAACAGAAGACTAAGAGCAAACCGAAGAAGAAGAGCAACAAGAATGGGCCCAAAAAGAGTGCTTCGGTTACAATCGTAACGACGACAGAGAAATCGAACGAGATTCCAGAAATCTCCGAAAACGCACAG AAAACCGTGGAACTCGGGGAAAACGTAACAATGTCTTCAACTTCTCCGGATAAGGAAGCAATCACAACCTCTGCGTCTGAGGTTGCAAGCAGATCTAACGCAGACACTGTTACGAAATCTACGAACCGAAGACCAACTAGCTCGAACAATaagaaaactaataaaactCGCACTGGAACGAAAAACAAAACGAAGAATCAGACTAGTACTAATAAGAACAAG GCAAAGAAGAACAAGCCGAAAGCTCGAGCCACCCTCTACGGACTAGCAAGTCTTCAGAGATCAGGAGACGTATCAGTGAACATGATGAGCGATCACACCATGATCAAAACGAGGTTCACATTGGGGCCCCTCGTTCTGAAAGTGGAGAAAGAGTTCGGCAGGTCTACCAAGAAGGAATTGAGAAGCGCTACTGCAACCACTGCTGAAATGTCTGGGAAGTTGAGTCTCAGGGTTCTTCATGGTGGCGCAGCTACCTTGAACTCCATTCGAGTTTTGCAACCCAAACAG GTTCGAGTGGAGAGTGCAGACGATCACGACAGAACGCGCGAGTTCGTGTGGAAGAGGTCGTCGCATATCGCTCATTTAGTCTCCGAAAAATTGTCATCCGCCACGAGGTCGATGCTGCGACCTCCGCCTGTCGCAATCGCCGCATAA